Proteins from a genomic interval of Cervus elaphus chromosome 13, mCerEla1.1, whole genome shotgun sequence:
- the LOC122706744 gene encoding transformation/transcription domain-associated protein-like: MGLINKNTFCTTLQPQLFTMDLNVVEHKIAALNALAACNYLPQSRKKIIAALFKALNSTNSKLQEAGKACMKKFLKGATMKVDQIHTHMRPLLMMLGDYRSLTLNVVNLLTSQYNICSFVVLRRPTYLMVPVSMDPTNSHGFLFGRLDPQGPPAFKMETKQKKPQEEEIPIPATLALKISRKHHPWRHQPYES; the protein is encoded by the exons GTTCTGCACCACGCTGCAGCCCCAGCTCTTCACGATGGACCTCAACGTGGTGGAGCACAAGATCGCAGCCTTAAATGCGCTTGCGGCCTGCAATTATCTTCCTCAGTCCAGAAAAAAGATCATTGCTGCGCTCTTCAAAGCCCTGAATTCAACCaatagcaagctccaggaggccGGAAAAGCCTGcatgaaaaagtttttaaaaggtgCTACCATGAAAGTAGACCAGATCCACACTCACATGCGCCCGCTGTTGATGATGCTGGGAGACTATCGGAGCCTGACGCTCAACGTCGTCAATCTTCTGACCTCTCAATATAATATTTGTTCCTTTGTGGTGCTGCGACGCCCAACTTACCTTATGGTGCCCGTCTCA atggatccaacgaacTCACATGGCTTCCTCTTCGGAAGACTCGACCCAcaggggcccccagcattcaaaATGGAAacgaaacaaaaaaaaccccaggaggaagaaattccaatacCAGCCACGTtggctctaaagatctccaggAAGCACCACCCTTGGCGACATCAACCTTATGAGTCCTGA